Below is a window of Haloterrigena alkaliphila DNA.
CGCGGAAGTGGGCGAGGCGACGGCGCCGGACCTCGAGACGCCCGACGTCGAGAACCGCACAGCGACGGCGTCCGGTGGCGCTCGAGCGAGCACGGCCCCTAGTACGGACAACCGCGGCGCTCGAGTCAGAACGGAACCCGCCTCCGGCGACGGCTCGATCGACGCGGCGGCGTCGGTTCGCTCCGCCGCCGCACGCGGCGACTCACGCGTACAGAAGCGGGACCTCCGGCAGTCGGTGCGAAGCGGCGAGACGTCGGTGACGATCGTCTTCGCCGTCGACGCCAGCGCCTCGATGCGACCCGCGATGCGGACCGCCAAGGGCGTCGTGCTGGATCTCCTGCGCGATAGCTACGAACAGCGCGATCAGGTGGCCTTCGTCGCCTTCGCCGGCGCGGACGCCGAGGTCCTCCTGCCGCCGACCGACAGCGTCTCGCTGGCCGCGCGCCACCTCAAGGAACTGCCCTCTGGCGACCGCACGCCCCTGCCAGCGGGCCTCGAGACCTCCCGGCGGGTCCTCGAGCGCGCCGAGACGGACGCCGCGGTCGTCGTTCTGGTGACCGACGGTCGGGCGAACGTCGCCGACGGGAGCCCGACCGAGGCGACCCGGCAAGCCGCGCGGGGGCTCGCGGCCGACGACGCGACCGTGGTCGTCGTCGATGCCGGCGACGACTCCCGGGCCGGCCTCTCGGAACTGGTCGCCGGCGAGACGGGGGGCGAGGTGGTCGCCCTCGAGGCCCTGTCGCCCGAGACGGTCCGCGCGGCGGCCGATCGCGCCGCGTCGGACGAGCGGTGACGTCGAGGGAACCGAACTACGGTGGAGATGACGACAGATACTCCCGGTCCAAATCGGACGGCAATGAGCCGTGTGAGAGACGTGCGGTGTCCGTCGTGTTTGACCGGCGCCGGCACTGAGACCGGACGGGAGACGCTCGCGTCCGATCTGAAGCCAACCGTCGAATGCGGAGCGTGCGGGCACGTCTGGAACGTCCTCTCCTGAGACGTTCGTCCGTTCTTCTCGGACTCGGTCGCGATGAGACCGTCGCGGCTGGCGCACGTCATCTCGGGGTTATTTTCGCGCCGTCTCGAGGGAATCGGCGGCGGTGGATCAGTATCAATATGATCCCCCTCGCTCGTTATCCGACGAGATGACCGAACAGGGGGACCACGTCGCTGACGGGTGCAGTGATGGCGGACTCGAGCGGGACGTCACCGTCAGCGACGAGATCGAGTACGGTATCGACGACCGACCACCGGCGGCCGAATCGTTCGTTCTCGGCGTCCAGCACTACCTGACGATGGTCGGGGCGAACATCGCGGTCCCGCTGATTCTGGCGGGTGCGATGGGAATGCCGCCCGACGTGACCGCCCGGTTCATCGGGACCTTCTTCGTCGTCTCGGGGATCGCGACGCTGGCCCAGACGACCTTCGGGAACCGCTACCCCATCGTGCAGGGGGCGCCGTTCTCGATGCTCGCGCCGGCGCTGGCGATCATCGCCGTCGTCACGTCCGGCGGCGTCGGCGGGGGCGGGTGGGAGGCCGCCCTGCTCCAGTTACAGGGCGCGATCATCGTCGCGGCGACGGTACAGGTACTGATGGGGTATCTCGGCCTCGTCGGCAAACTCCGGCGCTTCCTCTCGCCGGTCGTCATCGCGCCGACCATCGCGCTGATCGGGCTGGCGCTGTTCAACGCGCCCCAGATCACCGCCGCGAACCAGAGCTGGCCCCTGCTCGGGCTGACGCTCGGCCTGATCCTGCTGTTCTCGCAGTACCTCGACGTCAAAGCTCGAGCGTTCCGGCTCTATCCCGTTATCCTCGCGCTCGTGATCGCGTGGGTCGTCGCCGCGGCGCTCTCGACGACCGGCGTCATCGGCAGTTCCCACCCGGGCCACGTGGCGCTGGGGCAGATCACCGATACGCAGTTCCTGCTGCCGATCTATCCGTTCCAGTGGGGGACGCCCCAACTCACTATCGCGTTCGTCGTCGGGATGTTCGCCGGCGTGCTCGCCTCGATCGTCGAGAGCATCGGCGACTACTACGCCGTGGCGAACCTGACCGGCTCCGCGGCGCCCAGCGAGAAGCGGATCAACCACGGCATCGGGATGGAGGGGCTGATGAACGTCTTCTCCGGGATCATGGGCACCGGCGGTTCGACCTCCTACTCGGAGAACATCGGCGCGATCGGGCTGACCGGCGTCGCCTCGCGGTACGTCGTCCAGCTCGGCGCCGTCGTCATGCTCGTGGTCGGCTTCCTCGGTCCCTTCGGCCAACTGGTCGCGACCATTCCGGACCCGATCGTCGGCGGACTGTTCATCGCCATGTTCGCCCAGATCGTCGCCGTCGGCGTCTCGAACCTCCGCCACGTCGATCTGGACTCCTCGAGGAACACCTTCGTCGTCGGCTTCGCGCTGTTCGTCGGGCTGGCCATTCCGGCTTACATGGGGAACTTCGAGAGCACGATCGCGTTCCGCGAGGCGATCGGGCTCGAGGCCGCCCTCGCCTCGTTCCCGGTCTGGCTCGAGGCCGCGGCACAGGCCGTCGTCGACACCGTCTATATCATCGGTTCGACGGGGATGGCCGTCGGCGGCCTCGCGGCGCTAGTACTGGACAACACGATCCCGGGCAGCCGCGAGGAGCGCGGACTGGCCCACTGGGACCGGATCACCGAAGACGAGTCCGAGTTCGATAGCTTCTGGGACCGGTGGGTCGGCACCGATCGGGGCCAGTGAGGACGACCGAACACGTGCGGTGGCGCGCGCTGGTGGCGGCTCCGAGCATTGCGAGGGGCCGCCACCATTGCGCGAGGTCTTCGCGAGTGCAACGAGCGAACGGCTCGGAAGACGCGAGCGTCTTCCGGTGGATGAGCGAACGACTGAAAGGAGTGAGCGAATCGGTTGGGGAGGACGTGGAAATCACAGTTGCCAGCGGTAGCAGCACGCTCGTCCGTCTGGGCTCCGTTCGAAAACAGGTCCAGTCCTCGGTTCGAGAACCGCAAGACCGCGATTCGCCCGCCCTGCAACCCGACCATCTTTACCCGTGCCGACCCCACTACCTGTCAATGGCAGAACTATCCCTCGAGGACGGAACCCTCTGGTACGAGACGCGAGGCGACGGCCACCCGCTGGTGTTCATCCACGGCGGCTGGATGAACGGACAGTCCTGGCGGCCCCAGGTCGACCGCTTCGCCGACGACTACGAGGTCGTCACGCTCGACGTCCGCGGCCACGGCCAGACCGGCGCGACCGAGCCGAATCAGTACTCGATCGAACTCTTCACCGACGACCTCGAGGCGCTGCTCGCGCACCTCGGCCTCGAGGACCCGATCCTCTGTGGGCTCTCGCTGGGCTCGATGGTCGTCCAGGAGTACATGGACCGCCACCCCGACCGCGCCGCGGGAGCGATTCTCGGCGGTGCGGTGCGCTCGATGCCCCCGATGGAGCTGCCGGCGGGGATGAAACCCTTCCTTTCGCCGCTACCGGCCCTGACGACGTCGCTGTCGCTGACCGGTTCGAAGACGACGTTCCGATCGATGCTGTGTTCGATCCGGGCGACGACCGGCGAGCGGTGGTTGACGGTAAAGCCGGAGGTTCAGGCCCGGGCGATGGACGCCGTCGACGAGATCGAACGCGACGAGTTCCGCAAGGTGTTCGGTGCGCTCTACCGGTACGATCCCTCGGACCTCTCGCACGTCCGGACGCCGACGCTCGTCGTCCACGGCGAGCAGGAGGCGCCGCTGGTCAAACGACAGGGCCGACAACTCGTCTCGGAAGTCGCCGACGGCGACCGACTCGAGCTCTCGGAATCGGGCCATCTGGTCAACCTCGACCGGCCGAACGCGTTCAACGTCGCGAGCGAGACGTTCCTCGAGGGCTGTCGCGCAGCCTAGCGTGTCCCAGAGTGACACGTACCCTCGAGCAGAGCCCCTATCTTCTCGAACGAATCGCTCTCTCGACGTTCTGCGGGCGATGATAGTCGGGCCGTCTCACCCAACGCATTTTGGCGATGACACAAAGGGGTGCGAGCGCGAACGGATGACGTAGGTCGGTCCGATTCGGTTATCGGCCGCGACCCGACGAACTCGAGTACTCATGAGCAGTAACTGTCCGGAGTCCGACGCCAGCGATACCGCGGTAGCACCGAATAACCAGTGGTCGAGCGCCTCGAGTAACCAGTGGTCGAGCGTCTCGAAACACGTCGTCAACAGCTACGTGGAAGCGAACAACGCCCTCCTGGCGGCGATGGGGTTCTCGCCGTCCCGGTCGTCGGAACCGAACGGTGAGCCGTCGGAATCCACCGAAGAGCCGGTCACCCCGGGCCGGCAGCCGGAAACCGCCGACGCGCCGGTCGCCGAGGTCGCCTTCGGCGACGAGACGTGGTTCATGGAGCGATCGACCGATAGCTGCGAGGACCTCGCGGTCGGCGACTACGTCCGGTTCACGAAACCGATCGAAGACACCGACGTCTCCGCGTTCGCACAGGTCTCCGGCGATACGAACCGCCTCCACCTCGTCGAGGAGTTCGCCGACGAGACGCAGTTCGGCGGGCGGATCGCTCACGGAACGCTCGTCGCCGGGACGATCAGCGCCGCGCTGGCTCGCTTCCCCGGCCTGACGGTGTACCTCTCGCAGGACCTCGAGTTCCAGGCCCCCGTCGAGATCGGCGAGACGGTCACCGCCACCTGCGAAATCGTCGAACTGCTCGGCGACACCCGCTACCGACTGCACACGACGGTCGAAACGGCCGACGGAGAAACGGTGATCGACGGTGAAGCAATCGTCATCATCGAGACCCAGTCCGACGCCTGATCCGGACCCGCGAGCGACGATGAATTTTCGCCGAACGCGTTCTGACGACCCGTGAGCGATTCGACCGTCCAGAGCGCGAGGGCCGCACCCTGAGAATTCAGGTTCCGGTCGGTGACCGACGGTATCGGCCTCGAGAGCGTTGCTCGAGGCCGGTCGATTCGCCGTCACCGTCGGCGCGTCGCGAGCGGGCCAAAACACCTTGGAACAATTGTGATACCTGTTCGTGCTGTTTTTCTTCTCGATGAGCAGGTCAGAATCCGAGACGAGGATCGTCGCAGTGTGTCGTTCCTGTGAATCGGTGTTCGTCTCCAAACAGAAACCGGACGGCACGATCAGACCGATCGGTGTCTCGGAAGAGTGCACCTGCGGTGACGGGGACTTCCGTCGGGTCTCCCCGTCGGGAGACGCCGGTTCGGCGGCGGCCCCGCCGTCGGACTGAGACGGTCGACGGCGCCGCGACGGCATCGAGTTCGAGTACCCGCGGATCGTCCGCCGGTCACTGATTTTCCGCCGTTCGTCGCAGCCGACCGCCGCTCAGCGAACAGCCCGACGACTGCCCGCTCCACCCCCTCAGCGGCCAGCCCGTCGACCGCCCCGCTCAGTCGTCGGCCTGCCGTCCGCCGACGTCCTCGGGGTCGCCGCCCTGGCCCTCGAGCTGCCCCGGCGTCGGGTGAACGTCCGCGCTCACCTCCTCGGGATCGGCCTCGAGCGGCGAGATGCGAACGCTCGTCACCTTGTACTGCGGGATGAACGACGTCGGGTCGAGTTCGTGCTGGGTGAGCTTGTTGATCGCCCCCTGCGGGAAGTGCATCGGGATGAAGACGACGCCGGGATCGGAGGTGTCCTCGACGGTGGCCTTCACGACGATTTCTCCCTGTCGCGACTCGACGCGGACGTACTCCGCGTCCTCGACGCCTAATTGGTCGGCCATCTCGGGATGGATCGTCACGAAGCTCTCGGGGACGTGGTTCATCAGCGTCCCGACCCGGCGAGTCATCGTGCCGGTGTGCCAGTGGTACAGTACTCGACCCGAAGAGAGCGTCAGCGGATACTCCTCGTCCGGCATGTCCGGCGGCTGGGCGTAGTCGGCGGGGACGAAGCGAGCCTTCCCGTCCTCGAAGTTGAACTCGTCCTCGTAGAGGTAGGGGGTGCCGGGGTGGTCCTCGTCGAAGCAGGGCCACTGGATGCCCTTGGTCTGTTCCTCGAGGCGCTCGTAGGTGACGCCGCCGTAGATGGGAACGAGGTCGTTGATCTCGTCCATCACGTCGGCCGGCTCGTCGTAGTCCCAGTCGTAGCCGAACCGGCGGGCGAGTTGGATGAGGATCTCCTGGTCCGGTTTCGCTTTTCCGGGCGAGTCGACCGCGGGACGGACGCGCTGAATGCGCCGTTCAGTGTTCGTGAACGTGCCCGACTTCTCGGCGGCGGAGGCTGCCGGGAGGACGACGTCGGCGTACTCGGCCGATTCCGTCAGGAAGATGTCCTGGACGGCGAGGAAGTCGATGTTCTCGAGCCCCTCCTCGGCGTTGTCGACGTCCGGTTCCGAGAGGACCGGATTCTCGCCCATGATGAACATGCCCCGGAGCTCCCCGTCGTTGATCGCGTGGAACATCTCCGGGAGCCGGAGCCCGATCTCGTTGGGCGGACGCTCCCCCCACGCGTCGCCGAACTTGTCCAGGACCTCCTCGTCGGCGAGGTCCTGGTATCCCGGGAGCGTGTGCGGCGCCGGTCCCATGTCGCCCCCGCCGCCCTGGACGTTGTTCTGGCCGCGGAACGCCGAGAGACCGGCCCGGGGCTTGCCGAGGTTGCCCGTCAGCAGCGCGAGGTTGGCGATCGACATCACGTTGCGCGTCCCGGTGTTGTGCTGGGTCAACCCCATCGCCCAGCCGAAGATGCAGGTGTCCGCGGTGGCGATCGTCTCCGCGGCCTCCTTCAGTTCCTCGGCGGGGACGGCCGTCAGCTCCTCGACCTGCTCGGGCGTGAACGGCTCGACCTTCTCCTTCAACTCGTCGAAGTGCTTCGTCCGCTCCTCGATGAACGCCTCGTCGTGGAGGTCGTTCTCGATGATGTACCGCATCATCCCGTTCATCCAGGCCACGTCCTCGCCGGGCGTCGTCCGGATGTACTGGTCGGCGTGCTCGGCCAGCCCCATCTCGCGGGGGTCGATGACGATGAGGTCGGCGCCCTCCCGGACGTTCTGCTTGATCCGCGTCGCGAGGACGGGGTGGGACTCGGTCGTGTTCGAACCGGTGATGAGATAGCAGTCGGTCTCCGCGATGTCCTCGTTGATCCGGTTGGTCATCGCGCCGTAGCCGACCGTCTGCTGCAGCGCGGCGACGGTCGAGGAGTGACAGAGCCGCGCGCAGTTGTCGACGTGGGGCGTCCCCAGGACCTGCCGGGCGAACTTCTGGCAGAGGAAGTTCTCCTCGTTGGTCGTCTTCGACGAGGAGATGACCGAGAGGGACTCGCTGCCGTGCTCCTCCTTGATTTCGGAGAGGCCCTCGTAAACGCGCTCGAGGGCTTCTTTCCACGTGGCCTCGCGGAATCCGTCGCGGCCGACCGGGCCGTCCGGCGCGTCCTCCTTCCGGATCAGCGGTTTCTCGAGGCGGTCGTCGGCGTCGACGTAGTCGTAGCCGAACTTCCCCTTGACGCACGTCGAGAAGTCGTTGGCCGGCGCCGAGTCGGGCTCGGCGGGTCGGACGCCGAGCACCTCGCCGTCCTTCCCGTAGAGTTCGAACCGACAGCCCACGGCGCAGTAGTTGCAGGTCGTCTCCGCTTTGTCGACCCGCGAGAGGCGCGCGTCGCCGATGGTCGTCGCGACGTCGAACAGCCGGCCGGCCGGCATCGCCTCGCTGGCGATCCCCTCGGCGACGTGTTCGAACTCCTCGAGCGCGCGGTCGCCGGTCCGCTGTAGAGACTCGCTCGCGTGGCGCCTCGCGTCGCCGGCGCGGGCCTTCGCGATCGACATGAAGCGGGCGACGCCCGATAGGTCCTCCTCCGGCTCACCTCGCCCGTCCACATCGTAGGGGAGGTCCCGGTTCGGCGCCTCCGTCTGATCGGCCGTCTCGGCCTTGGGGCTCTCGAGGACTTTGCCGATCGAGTTCTCCTGGGTGAAGCCAGGGAGAGGGATCGTCGCGGCGTCGGTCAGCCCCTGCTCGACCAGGGCGCCGGTCGGGCAGACGGTCGCGCAGTGGCCACAGGAGACGCAGGTGGACTCGTCGAAGGTGTCCTCGCCGTTCTGGAAGGCGATGCGGGTGTCCTGCCCGTTGCCCTCCATGCGGAGGACGCCCTCGACCTGCACGTCGTTGCAGGCCTCGACGCAGCGGTTACAGAGGATGCACTTGTTGCGATCGATCTGGATGGCCGACGAGGTGTCGTCGAGCGGATCGTACTGGTCGCGATCCTCGAAGACGCCCCAGCGGGGCTCCTCGACGCCCTGCTCGATGGAGGTGTCCTGGAGTTCGCAGCGGCCGTTCTGACCGCAGGTCGTACAGCGGAGGTTGTGGTCGGAGAGCTGGAGGTCCAGGTTGACCTCGCGCGCTTCGGCCGCGTCGTCCTCGTCGGTCCGGACCGTCATCCCCTCCTCGACGGGGTGCGAGCAGGACGTCACGAGTCCGTGTTCGTCCGTGTGGACGGTGCAGGTCCGACACTCACCGCGCGGCCCGATCGCGTCGGCCTGTTCGGTGTCGCGGTCGTAGTAGCAGAGCGCGGCGATCTCGTCGGCCGGTTCGACGGACTCGATCGCGTCGATGATCGTCGAGCCGGGCGGTACCGAAACGAGCGTCCCGTCGACCGTGAGCCGAGTCATTCCGTCCTCGCCGTCTCCGGAACGGACGTCCGGATCGTTGGCGGTCCCGGTCTCGAACTGTTCCGTAAGGGGCGTGCTCGGCCGCGGATCGG
It encodes the following:
- a CDS encoding uracil-xanthine permease family protein, yielding MTEQGDHVADGCSDGGLERDVTVSDEIEYGIDDRPPAAESFVLGVQHYLTMVGANIAVPLILAGAMGMPPDVTARFIGTFFVVSGIATLAQTTFGNRYPIVQGAPFSMLAPALAIIAVVTSGGVGGGGWEAALLQLQGAIIVAATVQVLMGYLGLVGKLRRFLSPVVIAPTIALIGLALFNAPQITAANQSWPLLGLTLGLILLFSQYLDVKARAFRLYPVILALVIAWVVAAALSTTGVIGSSHPGHVALGQITDTQFLLPIYPFQWGTPQLTIAFVVGMFAGVLASIVESIGDYYAVANLTGSAAPSEKRINHGIGMEGLMNVFSGIMGTGGSTSYSENIGAIGLTGVASRYVVQLGAVVMLVVGFLGPFGQLVATIPDPIVGGLFIAMFAQIVAVGVSNLRHVDLDSSRNTFVVGFALFVGLAIPAYMGNFESTIAFREAIGLEAALASFPVWLEAAAQAVVDTVYIIGSTGMAVGGLAALVLDNTIPGSREERGLAHWDRITEDESEFDSFWDRWVGTDRGQ
- a CDS encoding alpha/beta fold hydrolase, with product MAELSLEDGTLWYETRGDGHPLVFIHGGWMNGQSWRPQVDRFADDYEVVTLDVRGHGQTGATEPNQYSIELFTDDLEALLAHLGLEDPILCGLSLGSMVVQEYMDRHPDRAAGAILGGAVRSMPPMELPAGMKPFLSPLPALTTSLSLTGSKTTFRSMLCSIRATTGERWLTVKPEVQARAMDAVDEIERDEFRKVFGALYRYDPSDLSHVRTPTLVVHGEQEAPLVKRQGRQLVSEVADGDRLELSESGHLVNLDRPNAFNVASETFLEGCRAA
- a CDS encoding MaoC family dehydratase, which codes for MSSNCPESDASDTAVAPNNQWSSASSNQWSSVSKHVVNSYVEANNALLAAMGFSPSRSSEPNGEPSESTEEPVTPGRQPETADAPVAEVAFGDETWFMERSTDSCEDLAVGDYVRFTKPIEDTDVSAFAQVSGDTNRLHLVEEFADETQFGGRIAHGTLVAGTISAALARFPGLTVYLSQDLEFQAPVEIGETVTATCEIVELLGDTRYRLHTTVETADGETVIDGEAIVIIETQSDA
- the fdhF gene encoding formate dehydrogenase subunit alpha, translated to MSSEGSDEVASHVDDVEAERRPTAVERLPSVPNVTDPRPSTPLTEQFETGTANDPDVRSGDGEDGMTRLTVDGTLVSVPPGSTIIDAIESVEPADEIAALCYYDRDTEQADAIGPRGECRTCTVHTDEHGLVTSCSHPVEEGMTVRTDEDDAAEAREVNLDLQLSDHNLRCTTCGQNGRCELQDTSIEQGVEEPRWGVFEDRDQYDPLDDTSSAIQIDRNKCILCNRCVEACNDVQVEGVLRMEGNGQDTRIAFQNGEDTFDESTCVSCGHCATVCPTGALVEQGLTDAATIPLPGFTQENSIGKVLESPKAETADQTEAPNRDLPYDVDGRGEPEEDLSGVARFMSIAKARAGDARRHASESLQRTGDRALEEFEHVAEGIASEAMPAGRLFDVATTIGDARLSRVDKAETTCNYCAVGCRFELYGKDGEVLGVRPAEPDSAPANDFSTCVKGKFGYDYVDADDRLEKPLIRKEDAPDGPVGRDGFREATWKEALERVYEGLSEIKEEHGSESLSVISSSKTTNEENFLCQKFARQVLGTPHVDNCARLCHSSTVAALQQTVGYGAMTNRINEDIAETDCYLITGSNTTESHPVLATRIKQNVREGADLIVIDPREMGLAEHADQYIRTTPGEDVAWMNGMMRYIIENDLHDEAFIEERTKHFDELKEKVEPFTPEQVEELTAVPAEELKEAAETIATADTCIFGWAMGLTQHNTGTRNVMSIANLALLTGNLGKPRAGLSAFRGQNNVQGGGGDMGPAPHTLPGYQDLADEEVLDKFGDAWGERPPNEIGLRLPEMFHAINDGELRGMFIMGENPVLSEPDVDNAEEGLENIDFLAVQDIFLTESAEYADVVLPAASAAEKSGTFTNTERRIQRVRPAVDSPGKAKPDQEILIQLARRFGYDWDYDEPADVMDEINDLVPIYGGVTYERLEEQTKGIQWPCFDEDHPGTPYLYEDEFNFEDGKARFVPADYAQPPDMPDEEYPLTLSSGRVLYHWHTGTMTRRVGTLMNHVPESFVTIHPEMADQLGVEDAEYVRVESRQGEIVVKATVEDTSDPGVVFIPMHFPQGAINKLTQHELDPTSFIPQYKVTSVRISPLEADPEEVSADVHPTPGQLEGQGGDPEDVGGRQADD